In Trichoderma asperellum chromosome 1, complete sequence, a single window of DNA contains:
- a CDS encoding uncharacterized protein (EggNog:ENOG41): MAPQPSSVPSPLPPSVEEAYRRKCVQLKNRTNEVEEANDAARLRLARIKRQVEKLRIERAFLLEQLAKRTSTNVEDSEGSPSPPPTATTFDIPVEANANPRKPKDKPLRIKKGHRKSNAPADTDAKQSATKEPASPTSESNSQAKGSRANGVSKASKEYKDPFELYCEEARPALEAKNKDDADMNIEEELTRAWEELPEAEKEEYQTKFDELKKSREEEDKTAAEAEAEAEAEAEAEAEAEAEAEAEAEAEAEAEAEAEAEAEAEAEAEAEAEAEADADVDADVEAEAEADADNDTPKKGIKAEPQAEKPRTHDEDVEMSNYDTEDQETQEKDGDE, translated from the exons ATGGCGCCCCAGCCTT CCAGCGTGCCCTCTCCGCTGCCACCGTCCGTCGAGGAAGCCTATCGACGGAAGTGTGTTCAGCTGAAGAATCGCACAAACGAAGTCGAGGAGGCCAACGATGCTGCCAGGCTGCGGCTCGCTCGCATAAAGCGCCAGGTCGAAAAGCTGAGGATAGAACGGGCGTTTCTCCTGGAGCAATTAGCCAAGCGCACCAGCACCAACGTCGAAGATTCCGAAGGCAGCCCTAGTCCACCTCCCACG GCAACCACATTCGATATCCCAGTTGAGGCGAATGCTAACCCCCGAAAGCCCAAGGATAAGCCGTTGCGCATTAAGAAAGGCCACCGCAAATCCAACGCGCCAGCAGATACCGACGCGAAGCAGAGCGCTACAAAAGAGCCCGCGTCCCCGACTTCCGAGTCCAATAGCCAGGCCAAGGGTTCTCGTGCCAATGGCGTGTCTAAGGCCTCCAAGGAGTACAAAGACCCCTTTGAGCTCTACTGTGAAGAAGCCCGACCTGCTCTCGAAGCCAAGAACAAGGATGACGCCGACATGAATATCGAGGAGGAGCTCACGCGTGCCTGGGAGGAACTGCCAGAGGCCGAAAAGGAGGAATACCAAACCAAATTCGACGAACTGAAGAAATCTcgggaggaggaagacaagaccgctgctgaagctgaagctgaagccgaggctgaagcagaagcagaagcagaagcagaagcagaagcagaagcagaggccgaagcagaggctgaggctgaagcagaggctgaagctgaggcagaggcagaggctgaggcagaggcagaggctgaggctgaggccgaCGCTGATGTTGACGCAGATGTcgaagctgaggctgaggctgatgccGATAACGATACTCCCAAGAAGGGCATCAAGGCCGAACCCCAGGCAGAGAAGCCTAGGACTCATGACGAAGACGTAGAGATGAGCAACTACGATACCGAGGACCAGGAGACTCAGGAgaaagatggcgatgaataA
- a CDS encoding uncharacterized protein (EggNog:ENOG41), with amino-acid sequence MFSRKHKNQHFDGVRRKNSDLSHALGDLGIIASPRSTRSSSSRFRPGSSATTDAPFHLEGQSFSNSPAARSTASLQRGRSVSTTSTATSRRVGGIDNNVMSSNADRSRMRRDRTFVGSECAVCEEPLEHTLRGERILQFSCSHVSHEACFYEFIREMEAQYCPACDAPLHLDSSRGGNVLDISSSSRRTESQNHAANSDVDKISNMVRTAGTESRADTVTPAPAWENQAARPPSVDSAQRRPMVSNSSIGKGSHRDGRDASSDRYGSTRHTRNDSTGMASSNGYPETAQSGSQWRHEYDVQTMETTPNSPRPATRNPIPPPIVTIRSEFPTINRSRQQQTLTCLVTVEVPDNNWRPDPEDIGSPVQSQMGVNPGITETAPPRAVSPSPTPTSNATRFYPYESADVLEEMTENLRSRVDNWHGLEFNRFGQLRLCGTLRVGKDKVSWQELECYLFSEMLICVKEKKLPPQWDDNGAQRKPATRCTLKGSILIKKHLNDVTETGAIDENVLTLNLSVAELPQFHLRFDNRNQLKLWNQALLDLHAVDFPPSLRSPDLDRGEMSETDEDGDWGRAGQQRVSSIASSWGHKSATTAQTEYTNVPTKALRLPSTVHVPIDVVVVVPISSSMQGVKINLVRDALRFMVSTLGERDRMGLVTFGSGGGGVPLVGMTTKAWPGWSNVLSSIKPVGQKSHRADVVEGANVAMDLLMQRKHNNPIATILLISDASTSDADSVDFVVSRAEAAKITIHSFGLGMTHKPDTMIELSTRTKASYTYVKDWMMLRECLAGCLGSMQTLSHQNVKLKLKLPEGSPAKFHKISGALQITKRATGRDAEASLGDLRFGDKRDVLVQLVILPDTSSQEQLPPDPWDNIVSGLEALGGPMDSDTERTLSVEEVPLIQADLTWGDILRDGTTAPMPRPSLLAITMLPASHSQKNRWQNAPPIPPHPSVVQRRMELLTSDMLTRALTLVSRGQHDRAHTLLNETRSILKGLGKGGLPPVPAPSKSLPSTPHPGLDGSPASGTPDRKRSPSPTSATSSSGNGLPATQLGPPPQLGRSRSADGLALGVGIDATTVSALDAELESSLEWINHPAVFGRDSRKAVLQAIGVISSQRAFTNRSPIESLWAGRISGIKRLAERSREWREEGGGEGGITEEA; translated from the exons ATGTTCAGCCGAAAACACAAGAACCAGCACTTCGACGGTGTCCGGAGGAAGAACTCAGACCTGTCACACGCTCTGGGGGATCtgggcatcatcgccagtcCGCGGTCAACAAGATCGTCCAGCTCTCGGTTTAGGCCTGGGAGCAGTGCAACGACGGATGCTCCGTTCCATCTTGAGG GCCAATCTTTCAGCaattctccagcagcacgCAGCACCGCCTCTCTGCAACGAGGGCGGTCTGTAAGCACTACCAGCACCGCTACATCCAGAAGAGTAGGGGGCATCGACAACAACGTCATGTCGAGCAACGCGGATCGAAGCCGCATGCGGCGGGACAGGACATTCGTTGGAAGCGAATGTGCGGTTTGCGAGGAGCCGCTGGAGCACACGCTACGTGGCGAGCGTATCCTGCAGTTCTCTTGCTCCCATGTCTCTCACGAAGCCTGCTTCTACGAGTTCATCCGTGAAATGGAGGCGCAATATTGCCCAGCCTGTGATGCTCCGCTGCATCTTGACTCCAGCCGAGGCGGCAATGTCCTGGACATCAGTTCGTCATCTAGACGCACAGAATCGCAGAATCATGCCGCTAATTCAGATGTAGACAAAATCAGCAACATGGTTCGTACTGCCGGCACTGAGTCAAGGGCTGATACTGTCACGCCAGCGCCCGCCTGGGAGAACCAGGCAGCGAGACCGCCTAGTGTTGACAGCGCCCAGAGGCGGCCCATGGTATCGAACTCAAGTATTGGAAAGGGAAGTCATCGCGATGGTAGAGACGCTAGCTCGGATCGATATGGATCTACAAGGCATACTCGCAACGACAGCACCGGCATGGCTTCATCCAATGGTTATCCAGAAACAGCACAGAGCGGCTCTCAGTGGCGCCACGAATATGATGTCCAGACAATGGAGACGACACCCAACAGCCCCCGTCCAGCAACGAGGAATCCTATTCCGCCCCCGATTGTTACCATTCGCTCCGAATTCCCCACGATCAACAGATCTCGCCAACAGCAGACGCTCACGTGCCTTGTTACGGTCGAAGTTCCGGACAACAATTGGCGACCAGACCCTGAGGATATCGGCTCGCCGGTGCAGTCGCAAATGGGTGTCAACCCAGGTATTACCGAAACTGCCCCCCCTCGCGCAGTATCGCCCTCTCCGACGCCGACATCAAACGCCACGCGCTTCTATCCTTATGAGTCCGCCGATGTTTTGGAGGAAATGACGGAGAATCTACGCAGCCGTGTTGATAACTGGCATGGCCTAGAGTTCAACCGGTTCGGACAATTGAGGCTCTGCGGCACGCTACGAGTTGGCAAGGACAAGGTGTCATGGCAAGAATTGGAATGCTACCTCTTCTCTGAGATGCTCATTTGTgtcaaggaaaagaagctccCACCCCAGTGGGATGACAATGGCGCTCAACGAAAGCCAGCGACCCGCTGCACACTCAAGGGATCTATTTTGATAAAGAAACACCTCAACGACGTGACGGAGACCGGAGCTATCGATGAGAACGTCCTGACATTGAACCTGTCTGTGGCCGAACTACCCCAGTTCCATCTGAGATTTGACAATCGAAACCAACTCAAATTGTGGAACCAGGCTCTGCTAGACTTGCACGCCGTCGATTTCCCTCCTTCCCTTCGAAGCCCTGATTTGGATCGCGGCGAGATGTCTGAAACGGACGAGGATGGAGACTGGGGCCGAGCCGGCCAGCAGCGTGTTTCCTCCATCGCCTCTTCGTGGGGTCACAAGTCCGCAACGACAGCACAAACCGAGTATACCAACGTACCCACCAAGGCTCTTCGCCTTCCTAGCACTGTTCACGTCCCAATCGACGTTGTTGTAGTTGTCCCCATCTCTTCGTCGATGCAAGGTGTTAAGATCAACCTCGTCCGTGACGCCCTCAGATTCATGGTTAGCACACTCGGCGAAAGGGACCGTATGGGCCTTGTTACATTTGGCtctggcggtggcggcgtgCCTCTTGTCGGTATGACCACAAAAGCATGGCCTGGCTGGTCTAATGTCTTGTCTTCAATCAAGCCCGTTGGACAGAAGAGTCATCGTGCCGACGTGGTTGAGGGCGCTAATGTCGCCATGGACCTTCTAATGCAGCGAAAACACAACAACCCCATTGCCACCATTTTGCTCATCAGCGATGCGTCGACATCTGACGCTGATTCCGTTGACTTCGTTGTCTCCAGAGCAGAAGCCGCAAA GATCACTATTCACTCTTTTGGCCTGGGCATGACCCACAAGCCTGACACCATGATTGAACTCTCGACAAGAACCAAGGCATCTTATACATATGTTAAGGACTGGATGATGCTGCGAGAGTGCTTGGCTGGTTGCTTGGGTAGCATGCAGACCCTGTCCCACCAGAAtgtcaagctcaagctcaagcttCCAGAGGGGTCACCTGCCAAGTTTCACAAGATTAGTGGCGCTCTGCAAATCACCAAGCGAGCAACAGGGCGAGATGCTGAGGCATCGCTTGGCGACCTTCGATTCGGTGACAAGCGTGACGTCTTGGTGCAGCTCGTCATCCTTCCCGATACATCTTCTCAGGAGCAGCTCCCTCCAGATCCTTGGGACAACATCGTCTCAGGTTTGGAGGCCCTAGGTGGCCCGATGGATAGCGATACCGAGAGGACTCTTTCGGTGGAAGAAGTTCCACTTATCCAAGCTGACCTCACCTGGGGCGATATTTTGAGAGACGGCACCACTGCTCCAATGCCCCGGCCGTCTCTGTTGGCCATTACTATGCTGCCAGCGAGCCATAGCCAGAAGAACCGATGGCAGAATGCGCCACCCATTCCTCCCCATCCCAGTGTGGTCCAGAGGCGGATGGAATTGCTCACTTCGGACATGCTCACGCGTGCACTGACTCTCGTCAGCCGAGGCCAACACGACCGTGCCCATACACTATTGAACGAGACCCGCTCTATCCTCAAGGGCCTTGGCAAGGGTGGCCTGCCTCCTGTGCCGGCTCCAAGTAAATCGCTACCCTCGACACCGCACCCAGGCCTCGATGGGTCTCCGGCATCCGGAACACCAGATCGGAAGCGCAGCCCATCTCCAACTTCGGCAACGTCATCCTCTGGGAATGGTTTGCCCGCTACACAGCTTGGCCCCCCTCCTCAGCTTGGACGGTCGCGGTCCGCAGATGGACTGGCGCTTGGCGTTGGCATCGATGCTACGACGGTTTCTGCCCTTGACGCTgagctggagagcagccTGGAATGGATTAACCACCCTGCTGTATTCGGCCGCGATAGCCGCAAAGCGGTCCTCCAAGCTATCGGCGTCATAAGCTCCCAGCGCGCCTTTACTAACCGCAGCCCTATCGAGAGTCTATGGGCCGGCCGTATCAGCGGTATCAAACGTCTTGCAGAGCGCAGCCGAGAATGGCGCGAAGAGGGAGGTGGTGAGGGCGGAATTACAGAGGAGGCATGA
- a CDS encoding uncharacterized protein (EggNog:ENOG41): MMRIMQDGPDAFKLPIFDEPVVPANVPARGSFIHDHSKRWSAEIASHDAYVLIAPEYNYGVAGSTKNAIDYLKNEWDGKPVSIVTYGIQGGKLASEQIKTSLEGVGLRVSATRPQLAFPGGVGPEAFAAVGEGKLGDASKKEWEEKNREEIVQSFKEVLDALANPVEKQE, encoded by the exons ATGATGCGGATAATGCAGGATGGACCTG ACGCCTTCAAGCTCCCCATCTTCGACGAGCCCGTCGTGCCCGCAAACGTCCCCGCCAGGGGCTCCTTCATCCACGACCACTCCAAGCGCTGGTCCGCTGAGATCGCCTCCCACGACGCCTACGTCCTCATCGCCCCCGAGTACAACTACGGTGTCGCGGGGAGCACAAAGAACGCCATTGACTACCTCAAGAACGAGTGGGACGGCAAGCCCGTGTCCATCGTCACCTACGGCATCCAGGGTGGCAAGCTCGCTTCCGAGCAGATCAAGACATCGCTCGAGGGCGTTGGCCTCAGGGTCTCGGCCACGAGACCTCAGCTTGCCTTCCCTGGGGGTGTTGGTCCTGAGGCCTTCGCCGCTGTGGGCGAGGGCAAGCTGGGAGATGCTTCCAAGAAGGAGTGGGAGGAGAAGAACAGGGAAGAGATCGTCCAGTCTTTCAAGGAGGTCTTGGATGCCCTCGCAAACCCGGTCGAGAAGCAGGAGTAA
- a CDS encoding uncharacterized protein (TransMembrane:1 (o500-523i)~EggNog:ENOG41), producing MESPGAANANAGETTPLLPASETPRPKPVRTVTFSANPVSRTIEPEPHRLPRSYASHNVHLQGSSSIGAGPPMLAALNSKLRRRNSQGPVPAIASVQGLPKIGPQRSTKKTEKLKLLPNPDFGDEGEDEESGRDVYSQYTRIKDPTARRDAARLGKADRDRLPRVTAYCTANRYEMDGLMRFLKGRGKTRGANPKLIDECIYTPYMYGKSHRSNDLALPTLERRHSTGGELVDGEAGQEDYRPKHHDQQEPGYGEGLMIDDRREGAGELPSEELLGPTMPEDLPIKDTVPDFDIQVHTPEIFLFDYGVVVIWGMTEVQEAKLLKDISKFELEKLAPDDVETEHFNFYYTREYQARIYNDFITLRDKNNYMTKLAISHALAQSVKTSLFEELIASTIDTCKDIPTQIALTGKVALNRKQINMQIGELFILRINIHLNGSVLDTPELFWVEPQLEPVYQAVRSYLEMDQRVGLVTERLDVIADLLAVLKDQLTHGHGEMLEWIVIILIAMEILVAAINIVVDLYAGE from the exons ATGGAGTCTCCTGGTGCCGCGAACGCAAACGCTGGCGAGACCACGCCTCTGCTGCCCGCGTCCGAAACCCCTCGACCGAAGCCCGTACGAACAGTCACATTCAGCGCCAATCCCGTCAGCCGAACCATCGAGCCAGAGCCTCATCGCCTCCCAAGGAGCTATGCTTCCCATAATGTACATCTCcagggcagcagcagcatcggcgCCGGCCCGCCAATGCTGGCAGCGTTGAACAGCAAACTCCGCCGGCGAAATAGCCAGGGACCCGTCCCTGCGATTGCTTCGGTACAGGGGCTGCCCAAAATTGGTCCACAGAGAAGCACGAAGAAGACCGAAAagctcaagctgctgccaaaTCCCGACTTTGGCGACGAGggcgaagatgaggaaaGTGGAAGAGATGTCTATTCTCAATATACGCGAATCAAGGACCCGACGGCGCGAAGAGATGCTGCGCGGCTTGGAAAGGCAGATCGAGATCGACTGCCGCGTGTCACGGCGTACTGCACAGCTAACCGCTATGAGATGGACGGGCTCATGAGATTTCTCAAAGGGCGAGGGAAAACTCGCGGCGCAAACCCAAAGCTTATCGATGAGTGTATATACACGCCGTACATGTACGGAAAAAGTCATCGCAGCAATGACCTCGCCTTGCCGACTCTGGAAAGGCGCCACTCTACCGGAGGCGAACTAGTAGACGGCGAGGCTGGGCAGGAGGACTACAGGCCTAAACATCACGATCAACAGGAACCCGGCTACGGGGAAGGGTTAATGATTGACGATCGCCGAGAGGGAGCGGGCGAGCTCCCCAGCGAAGAGCTGCTAGGACCTACCATGCCGGAAGACCTGCCCATCAAGGATACGGTCCCTGATTTTGACATTCAGGTCCATACGCCAGAAATCTTCCTGTTTGACTATGGAGTGGTAGTAATATGGGGCATGACGGAAGTACAAGAGGCCAAGCTTTTGAAGGACATTTCCAAATTTGAACTCGAGAAGCTGGCCCCTGATGACGTTGAGACGGAGCATTTCAACTTTTACTACACGAGGGAATACCAAGCGCGAATTTACAATGATTTTATCACGCTCAGAGACAAGAATAACTACATGACCAAGCTTGCCATCTCACACGCATTAGCACAGAGCGTCAAG ACATCACTCTTCGAAGAACTCATCGCTTCTACCATTGATACCTGCAAGGATATCCCAACTCAAATTGCCCTGACTGGTAAAGTGGCCCTGAATCGGAAACAAATCAACATGCAGATCGGAGAactcttcatcttgagaaTCAACATCCATCTCAACGGCTCTGTGCTAGATACTCCCGAGCTGTTCTGGGTAGAACCTCAATTAGAACCGGTCTATCAAGCAGTCCGGAGCTATCTTGAGATGGATCAACGAGTTGGTCTGGTGACAGAGCGGCTAGATGTAATTGCCGACCTGCTGGCTGTTCTCAAAGACCAATTGACTCACGGCCATGGCGAAATGCTCGAGTGGATAG TAATCATCTTGATTGCCATGGAGATTTTGGTGGCTGCGATAAACATTGTTGTAGATCTGTATGCTGGAGAATGA
- a CDS encoding uncharacterized protein (EggNog:ENOG41): MPAKRKLVAEANFEPASVPSPLPPSVEEAYRRKCVQLKNRTNEVEEANDAARLRLARIKRQVEKLRIERAFLLEQLAKRTSTNVEDSEGSPSPPPTPKDKPLRIKKGHRKSNAPADTDAKQSATKEPASPTSESNSQAKGSRANGVSKASKEYKDPFELYCEEARPALEAKNKDDADMNIEEELTRAWEELPEAEKEEYQTKFDELKKSREEEDKTAAEAEAEAEAEAEAEAEAEAEAEAEAEAEAEAEAEAEAEAEAEAEAEAEAEAEADADVDADVEAEAEADADNDTPKKGIKAEPQAEKPRTHDEDVEMSNYDTEDQETQEKDGDE, encoded by the exons ATGCCCGCCAAGAGAAAATTGGTCGCCGAGGCTAACTTTGAGCCAGCCAGCGTGCCCTCTCCGCTGCCACCGTCCGTCGAGGAAGCCTATCGACGGAAGTGTGTTCAGCTGAAGAATCGCACAAACGAAGTCGAGGAGGCCAACGATGCTGCCAGGCTGCGGCTCGCTCGCATAAAGCGCCAGGTCGAAAAGCTGAGGATAGAACGGGCGTTTCTCCTGGAGCAATTAGCCAAGCGCACCAGCACCAACGTCGAAGATTCCGAAGGCAGCCCTAGTCCACCTCCCACG CCCAAGGATAAGCCGTTGCGCATTAAGAAAGGCCACCGCAAATCCAACGCGCCAGCAGATACCGACGCGAAGCAGAGCGCTACAAAAGAGCCCGCGTCCCCGACTTCCGAGTCCAATAGCCAGGCCAAGGGTTCTCGTGCCAATGGCGTGTCTAAGGCCTCCAAGGAGTACAAAGACCCCTTTGAGCTCTACTGTGAAGAAGCCCGACCTGCTCTCGAAGCCAAGAACAAGGATGACGCCGACATGAATATCGAGGAGGAGCTCACGCGTGCCTGGGAGGAACTGCCAGAGGCCGAAAAGGAGGAATACCAAACCAAATTCGACGAACTGAAGAAATCTcgggaggaggaagacaagaccgctgctgaagctgaagctgaagccgaggctgaagcagaagcagaagcagaagcagaagcagaagcagaagcagaggccgaagcagaggctgaggctgaagcagaggctgaagctgaggcagaggcagaggctgaggcagaggcagaggctgaggctgaggccgaCGCTGATGTTGACGCAGATGTcgaagctgaggctgaggctgatgccGATAACGATACTCCCAAGAAGGGCATCAAGGCCGAACCCCAGGCAGAGAAGCCTAGGACTCATGACGAAGACGTAGAGATGAGCAACTACGATACCGAGGACCAGGAGACTCAGGAgaaagatggcgatgaataA
- the CCT8 gene encoding T-complex protein 1 subunit theta, which yields MSLNIPNAPNAGLFKSGYNNYDSEDGAVLRNIDACRTIASTVQTSLGPYGRNKVVINHLQKMILTSDAATILRELDVVHPAAKLLVMASQQQEAEMGDATNLVIVLAGELLKKAEDLLRMGLKTSDIVIGYEKAQKIALEALNELSVDKVENIQDQAELSKALRTVIASKQNGNEDFLSSLVAEAVLAVLPKNPANFNVDNIRVVKIMGGSLDQSKVVKGMVFPKEPDGSVKKATRAKVGVFTCPIDTSQTETKGTVLLHNAKEMMDFTKGEEAQLETAIKELHDSGLRVVVCGDRVGDLAMHYLNRYGILCIRILSKFELRRVCRVVGATPLARLGAPMPDEMGSIDVVETIEIGGDRVTVFRQEDEVTRTATIVLRGATQNHLDDIERAVDDGVNVVKAISKDNRLVPGAGATEIQLSARIQAQGEKTPGLSQYAIKKYGEAFEVIPRTLAESCGLDATEVLSTLYAAHHKSESGDAGVDVDNEEGNGVLNATKEGIVDLLASKDWAIRLATEAARTVLSVDQIIVARQAGGPKPPGPNPNWDED from the exons ATGTCTCTCAACATCCCCAACGCGCCCAACGCGGGCCTCTTCAAGAGCGGCTACAACAA CTACGACTCAGAAGATGGCGCCGTCCTACGGAATATCGACGCCTGCCGAACCATCGCTTCGACTGTCCAGACGTCGCTGGGCCCCTACGGTCGCAACAAGGTCGTTATCAACCACCTGCAGAAGATGATCCTCACCTCCGACGCCGCCACCATCCTCCGCGAGCTCGACGTTGTCCACCCCGCCGCCAAGCTCCTTGTCATGGCCtctcagcagcaggaggcCGAGATGGGCGATGCTACCAACCTGGTCATTGTGCTGGCTGGCGAGCTGCTGAAAAAGGCAGAGGATCTGCTACGCATGGGCCTCAAGACCTCCGACATTGTCATCGGCTACGAGAAGGCCCAGAAGATTGCCCTGGAGGCTCTGAACGAGCTTTCAGTGGACAAGGTGGAGAATATCCAAGACCAGGCTGAGCTGAGCAAGGCTCTGCGGACCGTCATCGCCAGCAAGCAAAACGGAAACGAGGACTTCCTGTCCAGCCTGGTGGCCGAGGCCGTCTTGGCTGTCCTGCCCAAGAACCCCGCCAACTTCAACGTCGACAACATCCGAGTAGTCAAGATCATGGGTGGTAGCTTGGACCAGAGCAAGGTCGTCAAGGGCATGGTCTTCCCCAAGGAGCCTGATGGGTCGGTTAAGAAGGCCACCCGTGCCAAGGTCGGCGTCTTCACCTGCCCCATCGACACAAGCCAGACAGAGACCAAGGGCACCGTCTTGTTACATAACGCAAAGGAAATGATGGACTTCaccaagggcgaggaggcACAGCTGGAAACCGCAATCAAGGAGCTTCACGACTCCGGCCTGCGAGTGGTCGTTTGCGGTGACCGAGTCGGCGACCTGGCCATGCACTACCTTAACCGCTACGGAATTCTCTGCATCCGAATCCTCAGCAAGTTTGAACTGCGACGAGTTTGCCGAGTCGTCGGCGCTACACCGCTTGCTCGACTGGGCGCGCCCATGCCCGACGAGATGGGCAGCATCGATGTTGTCGAGACGATTGAGATTGGCGGTGACCGCGTTACAGTATTcagacaagaagatgaagtcaCTCGCACTGCTACCATAGTGCTCCGTGGCGCTACCCAGAACCACCTTGACGACATTGAGCGAGCTGTCGATGACGGTGTCAACGTTGTCAAGGCCATCAGCAAGGACAACAGATTGGTTCCCGGAGCGGGAGCTACGGAGATTCAGCTGAGCGCAAGGATACAGGCACAAGGCGAGAAGACACCAGGCCTGAGCCAGTACGCCATCAAGAAGTATGGCGAGGCCTTTGAGGTCATTCCCCGTACCCTGGCCGAGAGCTGTGGTCTTGATGCTACAGAGGTTCTTAGCACGCTGTACGCTGCCCACCACAAGAGCGAGAGCGGCGATGCTGGTGTCGATGTAGACAACGAGGAGGGCAATGGAGTGCTGAACGCCACCAAGGAGGGCATCGTCGACCTGTTGGCGTCCAAGGACTGGGCTATTAGACTCGCTACTGAGGCTGCCCGCACCGTCCTGTCAGTCGACCAGATTATCGTGGCGAGACAGGCTGGTGGGCCGAAGCCTCCTGGCCCCAACCCT AACTGGGATGAGGACTAA
- the RPL43 gene encoding 60S ribosomal protein eL43, which produces MTKRTKKVGVTGKYGTRYGASLRKQVKKMEITQHAKYTCTFCGKVTVRRKSTGIWNCRSCKRTIAGGAYTVATPAAAAMRSTLRRLREIAEV; this is translated from the exons ATGACCAAGCGCACCAAGAAGGTCGGCGTGAC CGGTAAATATGGTACCCG TTACGGTGCCTCCCTGCGAAAGcaggtgaagaagatggaaatcACCCAGCACGCCAAGTACACCTGCACTTTCTGCGGTAAGGTCACTGTCCGAAGAAAGTCCACCGGTATCTGGAACTGCCGCTCCTGCAAGCGAACCATTGCTGGCGGTGCCTACACTGTTGC CACccccgctgccgctgccatgcGATCAACTCTGCGACGATTGAGGGAGATTGCTGAGGTTTAA
- a CDS encoding uncharacterized protein (EggNog:ENOG41~TransMembrane:1 (o298-319i)): MQFKEHNRLYDLVVFGATGYTGRVVAEYVAANFPINAKWAVAGRSAPKLQAIVDSCKTAHSDRNLPEIEIVNLDNSEEMRALASKTCVMITTVGPYSQYGEQAVKACVEAGTHYFDATGEAAWVYKMIKKYEKAAKESGAILIPQMGLESAPPDLCTWSLANTLGKEMDAKTKDVVLSLHTLRAAPSGGTISTVLSLFDNLTLSELLESGKPYAHSPVPHPAEPKRRETSIWQKLFGIHNVPNLGTLTTGLTGTTDQGVIERSWGLLSEIPSRKDQFYGPNFCWAEYSKPRNWLEGILTHWLLTVAVLLLSIAPVRAIARKFAPEPGTGPSREDMDKEEVEWRGIANPDTQSPVNKQAFVRAWYHGSMYQLTAMLCSEGARIVLEGDLELGGGFYTPCCLGQRIVDRAHEGGLKIETRIQDK, translated from the exons ATGCAATTCAAGGAGCATAATCGTCTCTATGACCTGGTCGTCTTTGGAGCTACTG GGTATACCGGTCGTGTGGTAGCAGAGTACGTTGCGGCCAACTTCCCCATCAATGCGAAATGGGCCGTTGCAGGTCGTTCCGCGCCAAAGCTTCAGGCAATCGTCGACAGTTGCAAAACAGCACATTCAGATAGAAATCTACCAG AAATTGAAATTGTCAATCTTGACAACAGTGAAGAGATGCGTGCGTTGGCGAGCAAGACATGTGTGATGATTACAACTGTCGGTCCCTACAGCCAATATGGAGAGCAAGCTGTGAAAGCATGCGTGGAGGCCGGCACGCACTATTTTGACGCAACCGGTGAAGCAGCTTGGGTCTACAAAATGATCAAGAAATATGAAAAAGCCGCTAAAGAGAGCGGTGCTATTCTAATTCCCCAGATGGGCCTTGAGTCTGCTCCTCCAGACCTCTGTACCTGGTCTTTGGCCAATACACTTGGCAAAGAAATGGATGCCAAAACCAAAGACGTCGTTCTTTCGCTTCACACTTTACG AGCGGCACCATCCGGGGGCACCATCTCTACTGTCCTCAGTCTATTCGACAATCTCACTTTGAGCGAATTGCTCGAGTCTGGGAAGCCCTATGCTCATTCTCCTGTGCCTCATCCGGCTGAGCCAAAAAGACGCGAGACTTCCATATGGCAAAAGCTGTTCGGTATTCACAATGTCCCTAACCTTGGAACTCTGACCACGGGCTTGACTGGTACTACCGACCAGGGAGTAATAGAACGCTCGTGGGGGCTTTTGTCGGAAATTCCTAGCCGGAAAGACCAGTTTTACGGGCCGAACTTTTGCTGGGCAGAATATAGCAAACCTCGCAACTGGTTAGAAGGCATTCTCACGCACTGGCTGCTCACTGTCGCAGTTCTGCTTCTATCAATAGCGCCTGTCAGAGCGATAGCCAGAAAATTTGCTCCAGAGCCAGGAACCGGCCCCTCCAGAGAAGACATGGACAAGGAAGAGGTTGAGTGGCGCGGCATAGCAAATCCTGATACGCAATCGCCTGTCAACAAGCAAGCCTTTGTTCGAGCTTGGTATCATGGCAGCATGTATCAGC TAACGGCAATGCTTTGCAGCGAAGGTGCACGTATTGTTTTGGAAGGCGACCTTGAGTTGGGCGGAGGCTTCTATACTCCATGCTGCCTCGGCCAGCGCATCGTCGATCGGGCTCATGAGGGGGGGTTGAAGATTGAGACACGGATCCAAGACAAATGA